A single Methanolobus sp. ZRKC5 DNA region contains:
- a CDS encoding GNAT family N-acetyltransferase, with amino-acid sequence MKIPQTLDTKRLIIRRYVEEDLKGLHLFFNNEEITSSTDMPLHRSLEETKAFLDMIIQSYSTDEPFFAMAICKKDEEKVIGSCGFAKMDFAADAQIYYALEPEFRGNGYATEAVEKMIEYMILVHDIKRISGIVN; translated from the coding sequence ATGAAAATTCCACAAACACTGGATACAAAAAGATTGATAATCAGAAGGTATGTGGAAGAAGATCTTAAAGGGTTACATCTTTTTTTCAACAACGAGGAAATAACCAGTTCCACTGACATGCCCCTCCACCGGAGCCTTGAAGAAACTAAAGCATTTCTTGACATGATTATACAATCATACAGCACTGATGAGCCATTCTTTGCAATGGCAATCTGCAAGAAGGACGAAGAGAAAGTAATTGGCTCATGTGGTTTTGCAAAAATGGATTTCGCTGCTGATGCACAGATATATTATGCCCTTGAACCTGAGTTTCGAGGCAATGGATACGCCACTGAAGCAGTAGAGAAAATGATTGAATATATGATACTGGTTCATGATATCAAAAGAATATCCGGCATTGTTAATTAA
- a CDS encoding IS1 family transposase (programmed frameshift): MNCPKCKSSSHKKNGRIDGRQRYKCHDCGYNYSVDIKSTASPVSVKRQALQLYLEGLGFRSIGRFLGVSHVSVQKWIRKFGSELEDLKSENEISVVELDEMHTYIGNKKYCWIWIAVDRYGKKFIDCSFGSRGTKTGQKLWKKLKTKEVGEVMTDYWRAYAKLVPRNIHTRSKAETYTVEGYNSIFRHFLARLRRKSKCYTKSLEMLKISVLLLMKYRNKELAMFN; encoded by the exons ATGAATTGTCCAAAGTGTAAGAGTTCCAGTCATAAGAAGAACGGTAGGATTGATGGTCGACAACGCTACAAATGCCATGATTGTGGATACAACTATTCAGTAGATATAAAATCCACCGCTAGCCCCGTATCTGTTAAGCGACAGGCTTTACAACTCTATCTGGAGGGGTTGGGATTTCGTTCAATTGGACGTTTTTTGGGCGTTAGTCATGTTTCTGTTCAAAAATGGATTCGAAAATTTGGTAGTGAATTAGAGGATCTAAAAAGTGAAAATGAGATTTCTGTTGTGGAATTGGACGAGATGCATACTTATATTGGGAATAAAAAA TACTGCTGGATATGGATTGCTGTTGATAGATATGGGAAGAAATTCATCGATTGCTCTTTTGGCAGCAGAGGAACAAAAACAGGACAAAAACTCTGGAAAAAGTTAAAGACAAAAGAGGTTGGGGAAGTAATGACGGATTATTGGAGGGCATATGCCAAGTTAGTCCCCAGAAACATCCATACTCGATCAAAAGCAGAAACATATACTGTTGAAGGATACAACAGCATATTTAGGCATTTCCTGGCAAGACTAAGGAGAAAGTCAAAGTGTTATACTAAAAGTCTTGAAATGCTAAAAATCTCCGTTTTGCTCTTGATGAAATATAGGAATAAAGAACTAGCTATGTTTAATTAA
- a CDS encoding type 1 glutamine amidotransferase, giving the protein MNLLIVKNISREGPGILEDILIESRISYDITDLEAGDKIPSPENYSAIIIFGGPDSANDASKKMILELKMIKQAIDSGIPYLGICLGMQALVKACGGSIHVNNVKEIGFTGEDGDYYSVNIAKENLNDPLFNGLKNPLKIFHLHGETVKMTEKMQLLATGKYCRHQIVKVSKNAYGIQGHFELTPEMFTTWLDNDSELRKMDRDTLEKDFKLFADEYSNNGKKLFNNFLQISGLI; this is encoded by the coding sequence ATGAACCTGCTGATCGTAAAGAACATTTCAAGAGAAGGACCCGGAATACTTGAAGATATTTTAATTGAAAGCAGGATTTCGTATGATATTACCGACCTTGAAGCCGGGGACAAAATCCCATCTCCTGAAAATTATTCTGCCATCATAATCTTTGGTGGACCGGACAGTGCCAACGATGCAAGCAAAAAGATGATTCTGGAACTGAAGATGATAAAACAGGCAATTGATTCAGGCATACCCTATCTAGGCATCTGTCTTGGCATGCAGGCACTTGTTAAGGCATGTGGAGGTTCTATACATGTTAACAATGTCAAAGAGATAGGTTTCACAGGAGAGGATGGTGACTATTATTCAGTTAATATTGCAAAAGAGAATTTAAACGACCCTCTGTTCAATGGTCTTAAAAATCCCTTAAAAATATTCCATTTGCATGGTGAAACAGTAAAAATGACTGAAAAAATGCAATTACTAGCTACCGGGAAGTACTGCAGGCATCAGATAGTAAAAGTAAGTAAAAATGCCTATGGAATACAGGGACACTTTGAACTGACACCAGAAATGTTCACAACATGGCTTGATAACGATTCTGAACTAAGGAAGATGGACAGAGACACACTGGAAAAGGACTTTAAATTGTTTGCGGATGAGTACAGTAACAATGGAAAGAAACTATTCAACAATTTCCTGCAAATTTCCGGCTTGATCTAA